The following coding sequences lie in one Chthonomonadales bacterium genomic window:
- a CDS encoding AGE family epimerase/isomerase, translating to MTPRSEQELLAAYRDGLLTDTLPFWIPRAIDRECGGYLTALGRDGAVLQTDKAVWVQGRFAWLLATLHRTVEPRQEWLDLARHGIDFLQTHCFDADGRMFFWVTRDGRPLRKRRYLFSECFAAIAMAAYGAVAGDDGCRARAIELLRLVLRYHTDPALAQPKVDPATRPMKGLAMPMILLVTAQELRGAGDDALCDRVVEESIAEIERDFAKPDLGCVLETVGPAGEFHDTFEGRMVCPGHSIEAGWFILEESRRRGGDARLTELGTRIVDWSLRIGWDAEHGGILYYRDARGLPGAEYWHDMKFWWPHNEAIIATLLAHRLTGDARYARWHAMVHDWAYAHFPDALHGEWYGYLHRDGSVSTPLKGNMWKGPFHLPRMQWYCWQLLERGSGAGAW from the coding sequence ATGACCCCTCGTTCGGAGCAAGAGCTCCTCGCCGCCTACCGCGATGGCCTGCTGACGGACACGCTGCCGTTCTGGATCCCCCGCGCGATCGACCGCGAGTGCGGCGGCTATCTCACCGCGCTGGGCCGCGATGGGGCAGTGCTGCAGACCGACAAGGCCGTCTGGGTCCAGGGCCGCTTCGCCTGGCTGCTCGCTACCCTCCACCGCACCGTGGAGCCTCGCCAGGAGTGGCTCGATCTGGCCCGCCACGGGATCGACTTCCTGCAGACACATTGTTTCGACGCGGACGGGCGCATGTTCTTCTGGGTGACGCGCGACGGTCGGCCGCTGCGCAAGCGCCGCTACCTCTTCTCGGAGTGCTTCGCCGCCATCGCGATGGCCGCCTACGGCGCCGTGGCCGGCGATGACGGGTGCCGCGCCAGGGCCATCGAGCTGCTACGGCTCGTGCTGCGCTACCACACAGACCCGGCGCTCGCGCAGCCGAAGGTGGACCCCGCGACCCGGCCCATGAAGGGGCTGGCGATGCCGATGATCCTCCTCGTCACCGCGCAGGAGCTGCGCGGCGCTGGCGACGACGCCCTGTGCGACCGGGTGGTCGAGGAGAGCATCGCCGAGATCGAGCGCGACTTCGCAAAGCCGGACCTGGGCTGCGTCCTCGAGACGGTGGGCCCGGCCGGCGAGTTCCACGACACGTTCGAGGGCCGCATGGTCTGTCCCGGCCACTCCATCGAGGCCGGCTGGTTCATCCTGGAGGAATCGCGGCGGCGCGGCGGCGACGCTCGCCTGACGGAGCTGGGCACGCGCATCGTCGACTGGTCGCTCCGCATCGGCTGGGACGCCGAGCACGGCGGCATCCTTTACTACCGCGACGCGCGCGGGCTGCCGGGCGCCGAGTACTGGCACGACATGAAGTTCTGGTGGCCGCACAACGAGGCCATCATCGCTACGCTGCTGGCGCACCGTCTGACCGGCGACGCGCGCTACGCCCGCTGGCACGCGATGGTCCACGACTGGGCGTACGCGCACTTCCCCGACGCGCTGCACGGCGAGTGGTACGGCTACTTGCACCGAGACGGCAGCGTCTCGACGCCGCTGAAGGGCAACATGTGGAAGGGACCCTTCCACCTGCCGCGCATGCAGTGGTACTGCTGGCAGCTCCTGGAGCGCGGCTCCGGCGCAGGCGCGTGGTGA
- a CDS encoding beta-mannosidase: protein MSIRRPNRALLAAALLAGLCVRAGAAAPLVGVVDERLVMPYEWAKPDASAWSTAAYVAPYERLGCRVRVLGAEDLTPAGLAGIQVLAIPGDHVYPERGRWGGPVLQAIAAWVKAGGVYVMPIGVSHWVARDIATGARDAGHFGPDALGLTFTQSSGAPPLSLTAQGRAIGLPEPRLVGAAPARALRLDGPAAVLAWDAGYVPAAVAVPVGRGWVLNSGCGEAMSPSYADWWTRTSARAALAAAAGKLRAMTLAQTLTREGLGGLSLDDLDRRAFRPGPSPMAGPATAVRLTPAGDARAGARRRARPGIERSGGGGVSLDGDWEMVGAEPGKASERAMLAGRSWPGAVRARVPGSVHTALLAAGRIPDPTVGLNADVAREQSYREWWFRREFARPDGLRGGRLVFDGVDYSCTVWLNGRRLGRHEGAFGGPELEVAGLLRERNTLVVRLDPAPRDWQIVLKTNVVYGWHYVNLPSLGIWRSVRLEGEPPVEVEHPFVAARDARSGVVDIWARLRGERARWAGTLEGEVSPENFTGHAWRFRLPVRASSGSRELHLRVKVPEPHLWWPVDLGAPNLYRLHLTFRPRRGEPSAVTTTFGIRTVETRPLPGGPNAATYRWTFVVNGRPLFLKGANWCILDALLRLDRARYARFLTLARDQHTQLLRAWGGGLVETDDFYDLCDRLGILVYQEFPLTWQRSEAISPSVADEIATRSVRRLRSHPSLLMWGGGNEHSGRGPLVEQLGRICLELDGTRPFHRTDPHGGSLHNYDVYWGGQPLDRNLSLTAPFIGEFGLSSPPVIESILRYLPESERSVWPPPESGSFVRHTPTFSAQHTDIMNRYAGEWADTATMAGLVTGMQLAQATGIRHTLERARARWPEATGACYYKLTDVYPACAWATVDWYGVPKIAYYLIQDAYAPIHAVALFESLTAPAGKPLGLPVVLLDDAGALSGPWEVVARAYDSALREVASSRWSGSGAPGRVRRLGELVVPAERASSAPLLIVSEVRRGGRVVDRTFYTMNHAARPGGLFDLPRTRLSLRAAGDRLLVRNEGNVPAVGVHFVCPAISDRFSAEDGYFWLAADESRSLRVSHTRGVRAAAWNAP from the coding sequence GTGAGCATCCGGCGCCCGAACCGCGCCCTCCTCGCAGCCGCGCTCCTGGCCGGCCTGTGCGTGCGGGCCGGCGCGGCGGCCCCGCTGGTGGGCGTGGTCGACGAGCGCCTGGTGATGCCTTACGAGTGGGCGAAGCCCGACGCGTCGGCCTGGTCGACGGCGGCCTATGTCGCCCCGTACGAGCGGCTGGGCTGCAGGGTGCGGGTGCTCGGCGCCGAGGACCTGACGCCGGCCGGACTGGCGGGCATCCAGGTGCTGGCGATCCCCGGCGACCACGTCTACCCGGAGCGCGGCAGGTGGGGCGGTCCGGTCCTGCAGGCGATCGCGGCATGGGTGAAGGCCGGCGGCGTCTACGTGATGCCGATCGGCGTCTCGCACTGGGTCGCGCGCGACATCGCCACCGGCGCGCGCGACGCGGGGCACTTCGGGCCGGACGCGCTCGGCCTGACCTTCACGCAGTCCTCCGGCGCCCCTCCGCTCTCGCTCACGGCGCAGGGACGGGCCATCGGGCTGCCGGAGCCGCGCTTGGTGGGCGCCGCGCCGGCGCGGGCGCTGCGGCTCGACGGCCCGGCCGCCGTGCTCGCCTGGGACGCCGGCTACGTGCCGGCCGCCGTCGCCGTGCCGGTCGGCCGGGGTTGGGTGCTGAACAGCGGGTGCGGCGAGGCGATGTCGCCATCCTACGCCGACTGGTGGACTCGGACCTCGGCGCGCGCTGCTCTGGCCGCGGCGGCCGGGAAGCTGCGTGCGATGACCCTCGCGCAGACGCTCACGCGCGAGGGGCTCGGCGGCCTGTCGCTGGACGACCTGGATCGCCGCGCGTTCCGGCCCGGGCCCTCGCCGATGGCCGGCCCGGCGACCGCCGTGCGGCTGACTCCGGCCGGCGACGCGCGGGCGGGAGCGCGCCGCCGGGCGCGGCCGGGCATCGAGCGCTCGGGCGGCGGAGGGGTGTCGCTCGACGGCGACTGGGAGATGGTCGGCGCCGAGCCCGGCAAGGCCAGCGAGCGAGCCATGCTCGCGGGCAGGTCCTGGCCAGGCGCCGTGCGCGCCCGCGTGCCGGGAAGCGTGCACACGGCGTTGCTGGCCGCTGGCCGAATACCGGACCCCACCGTCGGGCTGAACGCCGACGTCGCGCGCGAGCAGAGCTACCGCGAGTGGTGGTTCCGGCGCGAGTTCGCGCGGCCCGACGGCCTGCGCGGCGGCCGGTTGGTGTTCGACGGCGTGGACTACTCGTGCACCGTGTGGCTTAACGGTCGGCGTCTTGGTCGCCACGAGGGCGCTTTCGGAGGGCCGGAGCTCGAGGTGGCCGGCCTGCTGCGCGAGCGCAACACGCTGGTGGTCCGCCTGGACCCGGCGCCGCGGGACTGGCAGATCGTCCTCAAGACGAACGTGGTGTACGGCTGGCATTACGTGAACCTTCCGTCCCTCGGCATCTGGCGCTCGGTTCGCCTGGAGGGCGAGCCCCCCGTGGAGGTGGAGCACCCCTTCGTGGCGGCCCGCGACGCGCGGTCCGGCGTCGTGGACATCTGGGCGAGGCTGCGCGGGGAGCGCGCGCGTTGGGCCGGCACGCTGGAGGGCGAGGTGTCGCCCGAGAACTTCACGGGCCACGCCTGGCGCTTCCGCCTGCCGGTGCGCGCCTCCTCCGGCTCGCGCGAGCTGCACCTGCGCGTGAAGGTGCCGGAGCCGCACCTCTGGTGGCCCGTGGACCTCGGCGCCCCGAACCTCTACCGTCTTCACCTCACCTTTCGGCCCCGGCGCGGCGAGCCCTCCGCCGTCACCACCACGTTCGGCATCCGCACCGTGGAGACGCGTCCGTTGCCGGGAGGACCCAACGCCGCGACCTACCGCTGGACCTTCGTCGTCAACGGCCGACCGCTCTTCCTGAAGGGCGCCAACTGGTGCATCCTGGACGCGCTCCTGCGCCTCGACCGCGCCCGCTATGCGCGCTTCCTTACGCTGGCGCGCGATCAGCACACGCAACTGCTGCGCGCCTGGGGCGGAGGGCTCGTGGAGACGGACGACTTCTACGACCTCTGCGACCGCCTCGGCATCCTTGTCTACCAGGAATTCCCTCTCACGTGGCAGCGCTCCGAGGCCATCTCCCCCTCCGTAGCCGATGAGATCGCCACGCGCAGCGTGCGCCGGCTGCGCAGCCACCCATCGCTGCTGATGTGGGGCGGCGGGAACGAGCACTCGGGGCGCGGCCCTCTGGTGGAGCAGCTCGGACGGATCTGCCTTGAGCTGGACGGCACCCGGCCATTTCACCGAACCGACCCCCACGGCGGCAGCCTGCACAACTACGACGTCTACTGGGGCGGGCAGCCGCTCGACCGCAACCTGTCGCTTACCGCGCCCTTCATCGGCGAGTTCGGCCTGAGCTCGCCGCCCGTCATCGAGAGCATCCTCCGCTACCTGCCGGAGAGCGAGCGGAGCGTATGGCCGCCGCCGGAGTCCGGTAGTTTCGTGCGCCACACGCCCACGTTCAGTGCGCAGCACACGGACATCATGAACCGCTATGCCGGCGAATGGGCCGACACCGCTACGATGGCCGGCCTGGTGACGGGCATGCAGCTTGCCCAGGCCACCGGCATCCGGCACACGCTCGAGCGCGCACGCGCTCGCTGGCCGGAGGCCACGGGCGCCTGCTACTACAAGCTCACCGACGTCTACCCGGCGTGCGCCTGGGCAACGGTCGACTGGTACGGCGTGCCCAAGATCGCCTACTACCTGATCCAGGACGCGTATGCGCCGATCCACGCGGTGGCGCTCTTCGAGAGCCTGACCGCGCCGGCCGGCAAGCCGCTCGGCCTGCCGGTAGTGCTTCTCGACGACGCCGGGGCGCTGTCCGGCCCCTGGGAGGTGGTGGCGCGCGCCTACGACTCCGCGCTTCGCGAGGTCGCCTCCTCGCGCTGGAGCGGCTCCGGAGCGCCCGGGCGCGTGCGGCGGCTCGGCGAGCTCGTGGTGCCCGCCGAGCGCGCCTCCAGCGCGCCGCTGCTCATCGTCTCGGAGGTCCGGCGTGGCGGCCGCGTCGTGGACCGCACCTTCTACACGATGAACCACGCGGCCCGGCCCGGCGGCCTGTTTGACCTGCCCCGCACGCGTCTGAGCCTGCGGGCCGCGGGCGACCGCCTCCTCGTGCGCAACGAGGGCAACGTTCCCGCCGTGGGCGTGCACTTCGTGTGCCCCGCGATCTCGGATCGCTTCAGCGCGGAGGACGGCTACTTCTGGCTGGCCGCCGACGAGTCGCGCTCGCTGCGCGTGAGCCACACGCGCGGGGTGCGCGCGGCGGCCTGGAACGCGCCGTAG
- a CDS encoding Rieske 2Fe-2S domain-containing protein, with the protein MTAEGSGYVRVCTLEEVREGSPRVVHAAGHTIALFRHEGRVRAVDNRCPHMGFPLSKGSVKDGILTCHWHHARFDLCSGGTFDPFADDVRVYPVRIEGSEVWVDAGQPSADPAARHRARLEDGLRHDLRLVIAKAVVGLAAAGAPERAALEVAADFGTRYASGGWGPGLTILTAMGNILPLLRAEDRPRALYQGITHVARETAGQPPAFRQEPLATTERRPEVFKRWFRGFVEMRDRDGAERTLRTAVAVGLPMPVVADMLFAAATDHRYLDAGHPMDFASKALELLDLIGWEHAEQVLPSVVPRLARAQRAEESSAWRQPVDLAALLWAAFEELPAAAARGAAARAPWEGLAGLVETLLRDDPAASVAALVAALGEGAAPEALAQAAACAAARRVAQFHTANEYGDWDTALHTFTYANAVHQAMRRAPSLELLRGVFDAAMSVYLDRFLNTPPAALPRPGGGETSPEALLELLDRQQQVNEAARWVSGVLDGQEGAARAMAALGEGLLREDAGFHTFQAVEAAFRQRALLGDTEEGRVALVAAARYLAAHSPTPRALGQTYQIALRLHRGEALYEG; encoded by the coding sequence ATGACCGCCGAGGGCAGCGGCTACGTGCGGGTCTGCACGCTGGAGGAGGTGCGCGAGGGGTCGCCGCGCGTGGTGCACGCCGCGGGCCACACCATCGCGCTGTTTCGCCACGAAGGCCGCGTTCGGGCCGTCGACAACCGCTGCCCACACATGGGCTTCCCGCTCAGCAAGGGCAGCGTGAAGGATGGCATACTCACCTGCCACTGGCACCACGCCCGCTTTGACCTCTGCAGCGGTGGAACGTTCGACCCGTTCGCCGACGACGTGCGCGTCTATCCGGTTCGCATCGAGGGCAGCGAGGTGTGGGTCGACGCGGGACAGCCCTCGGCCGACCCGGCGGCACGGCACCGCGCGCGACTGGAGGACGGCCTCCGCCACGATCTACGGTTGGTGATCGCCAAGGCGGTCGTCGGCCTGGCCGCCGCCGGCGCGCCCGAGCGCGCGGCACTCGAGGTGGCGGCCGACTTCGGGACCCGGTACGCATCGGGCGGGTGGGGACCCGGCCTCACCATCCTCACCGCGATGGGCAACATCCTCCCCCTTCTGCGGGCCGAGGACCGGCCCCGCGCGCTCTACCAGGGCATCACCCACGTGGCGCGCGAGACGGCCGGGCAGCCCCCGGCCTTCCGGCAGGAGCCGTTGGCCACCACGGAGCGGCGGCCCGAGGTGTTCAAGCGCTGGTTCCGCGGGTTCGTGGAGATGCGCGACCGCGACGGCGCCGAGCGAACGCTGCGCACCGCCGTCGCCGTCGGGTTGCCCATGCCCGTCGTGGCGGACATGCTCTTCGCCGCGGCCACCGACCACCGCTACCTCGACGCCGGGCACCCGATGGACTTCGCCAGCAAGGCGCTGGAGCTCCTGGACTTGATCGGCTGGGAGCACGCGGAGCAGGTGCTTCCCTCGGTGGTGCCGCGGCTCGCGCGCGCCCAGCGCGCCGAGGAGAGCTCCGCCTGGCGGCAGCCCGTGGACCTGGCCGCCCTGCTGTGGGCGGCCTTCGAGGAGCTGCCTGCGGCGGCCGCACGGGGCGCCGCCGCCCGGGCACCCTGGGAGGGCCTGGCGGGCCTGGTCGAGACCTTGCTGCGCGACGACCCGGCGGCTTCGGTGGCGGCGCTGGTCGCCGCGTTGGGCGAGGGCGCCGCGCCGGAGGCGCTCGCTCAGGCGGCGGCCTGCGCCGCGGCGCGGCGCGTGGCGCAGTTCCACACCGCCAACGAGTACGGCGACTGGGACACCGCGCTGCACACCTTCACCTACGCCAACGCCGTGCACCAGGCGATGCGCCGCGCGCCCTCCCTGGAGCTGCTGCGCGGCGTGTTTGACGCCGCCATGAGCGTCTACCTTGACCGCTTCCTGAACACCCCGCCCGCGGCGCTCCCACGCCCCGGCGGCGGCGAGACATCTCCCGAGGCGCTGCTGGAGTTGCTCGACCGGCAGCAGCAGGTGAACGAGGCGGCCCGATGGGTGTCCGGCGTGCTCGACGGACAGGAGGGTGCCGCGCGGGCGATGGCCGCGCTGGGCGAAGGGCTGCTGCGCGAGGACGCCGGCTTCCACACGTTCCAGGCCGTCGAGGCGGCCTTCCGGCAGCGCGCCCTCCTCGGCGACACCGAGGAGGGGCGCGTGGCGCTCGTGGCCGCCGCGCGCTACCTGGCCGCCCACAGCCCCACGCCCCGCGCGCTCGGGCAGACCTACCAGATCGCGCTGCGCCTGCACCGGGGCGAGGCGCTTTACGAGGGGTAG
- a CDS encoding EamA family transporter, whose product MSGTALILVLASAVAHVYWNLELKRSPRALADGWWIQVLSAALCLPAALVAGRPLAVPPAGWLCVAGTGLFYAGYYTLLARAYASDDLSRAYPIARGVAPAAAALWGVLFFGERPSPLGGLGIAAVCAAVLLLAWPDLRAGERGLTLAGVGAAIGTGLCTSAYSAIDKAGVRYVDPVVYLGLTFGAGAALQGALLRPWRGAEHRGLARWGRLLASALACGGGYLMVLVALRGAPVSYVVPLRSVSVLLSVAAGVRVLREQGGWSRVVAAALVVAGVAAIALG is encoded by the coding sequence GTGAGCGGCACGGCGCTGATCCTCGTGCTAGCCTCGGCGGTCGCACACGTCTACTGGAATCTGGAGCTGAAGCGCTCGCCGCGCGCTCTGGCCGATGGCTGGTGGATTCAGGTGCTGAGCGCGGCGCTCTGCCTGCCCGCGGCGCTGGTCGCCGGGCGACCGCTCGCCGTTCCGCCGGCCGGGTGGCTGTGCGTGGCTGGGACGGGCCTCTTTTACGCGGGCTACTACACGCTCCTTGCGCGTGCCTACGCGAGCGATGACCTCTCGCGGGCCTACCCCATCGCCCGGGGCGTGGCCCCCGCCGCCGCGGCGCTCTGGGGCGTGCTCTTCTTTGGCGAGCGGCCCTCGCCGCTCGGCGGCCTGGGGATAGCGGCCGTGTGCGCCGCCGTGCTGCTGCTGGCCTGGCCCGACCTGCGCGCGGGCGAGCGAGGGCTCACGCTCGCCGGGGTGGGCGCCGCCATCGGCACCGGGCTCTGCACCAGCGCCTACTCCGCCATCGACAAGGCCGGCGTGCGCTACGTGGACCCGGTGGTCTACCTTGGGCTGACCTTCGGGGCCGGCGCCGCGCTGCAGGGAGCGCTTCTGCGGCCGTGGCGCGGCGCGGAGCACCGTGGTCTCGCCCGCTGGGGCCGCCTTCTGGCGTCGGCCCTCGCCTGCGGTGGCGGCTACCTGATGGTGCTCGTGGCCCTTCGCGGCGCCCCGGTCTCCTACGTGGTGCCGCTGCGGTCGGTCTCGGTGCTGCTGAGCGTGGCGGCGGGCGTGCGCGTTCTGCGCGAGCAGGGAGGGTGGAGCCGGGTGGTGGCGGCGGCGCTCGTGGTGGCGGGTGTGGCGGCCATCGCCCTCGGTTGA
- the corA gene encoding magnesium/cobalt transporter CorA, whose amino-acid sequence MIRVDVARAKQLSRDVDHGSIGEHLRDPKAALWVEVSDPTDTDWRTLREQFPFHPLSIEDASRQEQRPKVDEYPGYLFLTVRAWRKGAEPTAGAREATAEIDVFLGANYLVTVHYGEVEPITQIRARWRQHPDLVPCSASYLLYVLLDTVVDAFFPALDELDEAIDGVESAAYSGGDVAMGEAMLLKRRLLVLRQAVAPTRDMLNQLLRVDMPIIDNGVRLYLQDVYDHALRLVEQVDLHREILSGALDAMVAQVSNRLNQVMKTLTSLSTIMMSVGLVAGIYGMNFRHMPELELQWGYFFALGAMALVAAALVLYFRRIRWL is encoded by the coding sequence ATGATCCGCGTGGACGTGGCCCGCGCCAAGCAGCTCTCCCGCGATGTCGACCACGGGAGCATCGGCGAGCACCTGAGGGACCCGAAGGCGGCCCTGTGGGTCGAGGTGTCCGATCCAACCGATACGGACTGGCGGACCCTTCGCGAGCAGTTCCCCTTCCATCCGCTCTCCATCGAGGACGCCAGCCGCCAGGAGCAGCGCCCCAAGGTCGATGAGTACCCTGGCTACCTCTTCCTCACCGTGCGCGCGTGGCGAAAGGGCGCCGAGCCGACGGCCGGCGCGCGCGAGGCCACCGCCGAGATCGACGTGTTTCTTGGCGCCAACTACCTGGTCACCGTGCACTACGGCGAGGTCGAGCCGATCACGCAGATTCGCGCCCGCTGGCGCCAGCACCCCGACCTGGTCCCCTGCAGCGCATCGTACCTGCTCTACGTGCTGCTCGACACCGTGGTTGATGCCTTCTTCCCGGCCCTGGACGAGCTGGACGAGGCCATCGATGGCGTCGAGTCCGCGGCCTACTCCGGCGGCGACGTGGCGATGGGCGAAGCGATGCTCCTCAAGCGCCGCTTGCTGGTGCTCCGCCAGGCCGTCGCCCCCACGCGCGACATGCTCAACCAGCTCCTGCGCGTCGACATGCCCATCATCGACAACGGCGTGCGGCTCTACCTGCAGGACGTCTACGACCATGCGCTGCGGCTGGTGGAGCAGGTGGACCTGCACCGCGAGATCCTCTCCGGCGCCCTGGACGCCATGGTGGCGCAGGTGAGCAACCGGCTCAACCAGGTGATGAAGACGCTGACGAGCCTCTCCACGATCATGATGAGCGTCGGCCTGGTCGCGGGCATCTACGGGATGAACTTCCGCCACATGCCCGAGTTGGAGCTGCAGTGGGGCTACTTCTTCGCGCTGGGCGCCATGGCGCTCGTGGCGGCCGCGCTCGTGCTCTACTTTCGGCGCATCCGCTGGCTCTGA